The Pseudomonas sp. FP2309 genome has a window encoding:
- a CDS encoding response regulator, with protein MNGASFSRQEILLVDDEEYALVELAESLENEGFICFTATSVTFALQELTLHPDIALVITDLRMPEESGMSLIKRLREHTSRSDLPVIVMSGHAEMDDVSDMLRLQVLDLFRKPIYLVRLIDTLDSLFPVNQRYR; from the coding sequence ATGAACGGCGCGTCATTCTCCCGCCAGGAAATTCTATTGGTGGACGACGAAGAGTACGCCCTGGTCGAACTCGCCGAATCCCTCGAAAATGAGGGATTCATTTGCTTTACCGCTACCTCCGTGACCTTCGCCTTGCAGGAGCTGACCCTGCACCCCGATATCGCCCTGGTCATCACTGACCTGCGCATGCCCGAGGAAAGCGGTATGTCCTTGATCAAGCGTCTGCGCGAACATACTTCCCGCTCAGACCTGCCGGTGATTGTGATGTCCGGTCATGCCGAAATGGATGATGTGAGTGACATGCTGCGGTTGCAGGTACTGGACCTGTTTCGCAAGCCTATCTACCTGGTGCGGTTGATCGATACCTTGGACAGTCTGTTTCCGGTTAATCAGCGTTATAGGTAG
- a CDS encoding Flp family type IVb pilin — protein MFLDLMLKLYVKTQLFFRRQEGASAIEYVIIVAIVALVILGVGTGLGDKIKGVFNSISNGLPSGS, from the coding sequence ATGTTCCTTGATCTGATGTTGAAACTGTATGTAAAGACGCAATTATTCTTCCGGCGTCAGGAGGGTGCATCAGCGATTGAATATGTAATTATCGTCGCGATAGTTGCACTGGTTATTCTCGGTGTCGGCACGGGCCTTGGCGATAAAATCAAAGGCGTCTTCAATTCGATTTCCAACGGGCTGCCCAGCGGTAGTTAA